A segment of the Candidatus Afararchaeum irisae genome:
ATCTGTTCTGTCTTCTCAACCTCGAACTCGGCAATTACGTCGTACTTGCCCGTTACGGCACTTGCCTCCGAGACCTCTCCGATATCGTTGACGTTCTCGACGAGACTCTGTATCGAACCCGTCTCTGACTCTATTAAGACGTACGACTTAACCATGTTCGGGAGACGGACTCGAAGTTATCAAGTCTTTCCCCTTCGGGACGCAGACTGGCTGGCTGCTACCACGAGGGTAATACCTGCCGAGGCTTGGAAAGGGTTAAATATTCGAAGAATAGGTATTGGTAGTACATCACAGTATTCCAAGTACGGTAAAGATCCGGTGGGGTTACCTACTGTGGTCATCTGTCTTTAGCTAAGTTAGAAACCGCTTGACAGTAGCGTCTTATCGAGGCTA
Coding sequences within it:
- a CDS encoding Lrp/AsnC ligand binding domain-containing protein, giving the protein MVKSYVLIESETGSIQSLVENVNDIGEVSEASAVTGKYDVIAEFEVEKTEQILDLVSGQIQKLPGVDDTVTCIST